A window from Peromyscus eremicus chromosome 5, PerEre_H2_v1, whole genome shotgun sequence encodes these proteins:
- the LOC131910736 gene encoding proteolipid protein 2-like, which produces MVDSERLSAPGCWRAGTSFSRSTKKGIFLFAEIVLCLVILICIAALSAAYSSLSVIEMIIAAVLFVFFMCDLHSKMSFISWPWTDFLRALMEAILYPITSTVVLVEGKGNSKIAARVGGIFATSLYGCDAYLTFPRKQQRHTAAPTDPTDGP; this is translated from the coding sequence ATGGTGGACTCTGAGCGCCTCTCAGCCCCTGGCTGCTGGCGAGCCGGCACCAGCTTCTCTCGCAGCACCAAAAAAGGGATTTTCCTGTTTGCTGAGATTGTACTGTGCCTGGTGATTTTAATTTGCATCGCTGCTTTGTCGGCAGCATACTCGTCCCTGTCTGTGATTGAGATGATCATTGCTGCTGTCCTATTTGTCTTCTTCATGTGTGACCTGCACTCCAAGATGTCATTCATCAGCTGGCCGTGGACTGACTTCCTCAGAGCCCTCATGGAAGCCATCCTCTACCCGATCACCTCCACTGTTGTCCTTGTGGAAGGAAAAGGCAACTCGAAAATTGCCGCTAGGGTGGGGGGCATATTCGCTACATCGCTCTATGGCTGTGATGCCTACCTCACCTTCCCTCGAAAGCAGCAAAGACATACAGCAGCCCCTACTGACCCCACAGATGGCCCATGA